From the genome of Vigna angularis cultivar LongXiaoDou No.4 chromosome 11, ASM1680809v1, whole genome shotgun sequence, one region includes:
- the LOC108332832 gene encoding transcription factor GTE4 isoform X1, with the protein MASGQIGGDDGSKKERRYTESRVYTRKAFKGPKNKVNAVNVAPHTTAATITNDGDDISGTITASHYNSKDNITVDNGNTRAKDNCNNALVQQGLEDGNSARPYVNRALNESSSVPGLPEWLPGPGSFVRLRLDWRSKPELMRRLESELNMVRSLVSRIEEKLGVIGAYGNSDMMVDSGTGNRVGTKRTHSEVASAVVPPREPSQPLHQLSVSVLENSQGVGETVEKEKRTPKANQFYRNSEFLLGKEKFPPSGSNKKSKLNGKKHGAAEMGHGMGLKLLKSCGSLLEKLMKHKHGWVFNAPVDVEGLGLHDYFDIITHPMDLGAVKSRLNKNLYKSPKEFAEDVRLTFRNAMTYNPKGQDVHIMAEQLSDVFEERWAVIESNYNHEMRFDQDYGAAGPSPPPLSRKAPAFRPPPIDTRRILDRSESMTQPPKIMSITPSSRTPAPKKPKAKDPHKRDMTYEEKQKLSANLQGLPSEKLDAIVQIIKKRNSALSQHDEEIEVDIDSVDTETLWELDRFVTNYKKSLSKNKRKLELAIQARAQAEQNALQKSQAPVMVEISEEAQIADERNPPPSLPVQEEVQADGSKTSGSSSSSSDSGSSSSVTLINYLVKRYLDHYYSCYCMLIFRFGQVFCLIFIYFIHADSDTGSSSASGSDAG; encoded by the exons ATGGCTTCGGGACAAATTGGTGGAGATGATGGCAGCAAAAAGGAGCGGAGATACACCGAGAGCAGGGTCTACACAAGGAAAGCGTTTAAAGGTCCTAAGAACAAAGTCAACGCCGTGAACGTCGCTCCTCATACTACCGCTGCAACTATTACCAACGACGGCGACGACATTTCGGGTACCATTACCGCCTCGCATTACAACAGTAAGGATAACATCACTGTCGATAACGGTAATACTAGGGCTAAGGATAATTGCAATAACGCCTTGGTTCAGCAGGGCCTGGAGGATGGGAATTCAGCTCGGCCGTACGTGAATCGTGCTTTGAATGAGTCTTCCAGTGTTCCCGGCTTACCAGAATGGTTGCCGGGACCGGGGAGTTTTGTTAGGCTAAGGTTGGATTGGCGGTCTAAGCCGGAATTAATGAGGAGGCTTGAGAGTGAGCTCAATATGGTTAGGAGTTTGGTGAGTAGGATTGAAGAGAAGTTGGGGGTGATTGGTGCGTATGGTAATTCAGATATGATGGTGGATAGCGGGACTGGTAATAGGGTTGGAACAAAGCGTACTCATTCGGAGGTGGCCTCGGCTGTTGTTCCACCACGAGAGCCTTCCCAACCTTTGCATCAGTTGAGCGTATCAGTGTTGGAGAATAGTCAAGGGGTTGGTGAAACCgttgagaaggagaagaggacgCCCAAGGCGAACCAGTTCTATCGCAATTCGGAGTTCTTGCTTGGGAAAGAAAAGTTTCCACCTTCAGGAAGTAACAAGAAGTCTAAATTGAATGggaagaagcatggtgcagctGAGATGGGACATGGAATGGGATTGAAGCTTTTGAAGAGTTGTGGCTCGTTGCTTGAGAAATTGATGAAGCACAAGCATGGTTGGGTGTTTAATGCTCCAGTTGACGTTGAGGGTCTTGGTTTACACGATTATTTTGATATCATCACGCATCCAATGGACCTGGGTGCTGTGAAGTCAAGGCTGAACAAGAATTTGTACAAGTCACCCAAGGAGTTTGCTGAGGATGTGAGACTTACATTTCGCAATGCCATGACTTATAATCCCAAAGGACAAGACGTTCATATAATGGCTGAGCAGCTGTCAGATGTATTTGAGGAGAGATGGGCTGTAATAGAGTCAAATTACAACCACGAAATGAGATTTGACCAAGATTATGGTGCGGCTGGCCCTTCACCTCCACCTCTGTCTAGAAAGGCTCCTGCATTTCGACCCCCGCCTATTGATACGAGACGGATTTTGGATAGGTCAGAATCAATGACACAACCTCCAAAAATCATGAGCATCACTCCTTCGTCTCGAACCCCTGCTCCCAAAAAGCCTAAGGCCAAAGACCCTCATAAAAGAGACATGACATATGAGGAAAAGCAAAAACTCAGCGCAAACCTTCAGGGTCTACCTTCTGAGAAACTAGATGCCATTGTACAGATCATTAAGAAGAGAAATTCGGCACTTTCCCAGCATGATGAAGAAATTGAAGTGGACATTGATAGTGTGGATACGGAGACTCTCTGGGAGCTTGATAGATTTGTGACCAACTataagaaaagtttgagcaaaAATAAGAGGAAGCTTGAACTTGCTATTCAAGCTAGAGCACAAGCTGAGCAGAATGCCCTGCAAAAG AGTCAGGCACCAGTTATGGTTGAGATTTCAGAAGAAGCACAAATAG CAGATGAAAGAAATCCTCCCCCATCCTTGCCCGTGCAAGAAGAAGTTCAAGCGGATGGGAGCAAGACAAGTGGTTCAAGCAGCTCCAGCAGTGATTCAGGCTCTTCATCAAGtgttactttgattaattatttagtCAAGAGATATCTTGACCATTATTATTCTTGCTACTGCATGCTCATTTTTCGTTTTGGTCAAGTGTTCTgtctgatttttatttattttattcatgcaGATTCTGATACTGGTAGTTCCTCAGCCTCTGGGTCTGATGCTGGGTAA
- the LOC108332832 gene encoding transcription factor GTE4 isoform X3 codes for MASGQIGGDDGSKKERRYTESRVYTRKAFKGPKNKVNAVNVAPHTTAATITNDGDDISGTITASHYNSKDNITVDNGNTRAKDNCNNALVQQGLEDGNSARPYVNRALNESSSVPGLPEWLPGPGSFVRLRLDWRSKPELMRRLESELNMVRSLVSRIEEKLGVIGAYGNSDMMVDSGTGNRVGTKRTHSEVASAVVPPREPSQPLHQLSVSVLENSQGVGETVEKEKRTPKANQFYRNSEFLLGKEKFPPSGSNKKSKLNGKKHGAAEMGHGMGLKLLKSCGSLLEKLMKHKHGWVFNAPVDVEGLGLHDYFDIITHPMDLGAVKSRLNKNLYKSPKEFAEDVRLTFRNAMTYNPKGQDVHIMAEQLSDVFEERWAVIESNYNHEMRFDQDYGAAGPSPPPLSRKAPAFRPPPIDTRRILDRSESMTQPPKIMSITPSSRTPAPKKPKAKDPHKRDMTYEEKQKLSANLQGLPSEKLDAIVQIIKKRNSALSQHDEEIEVDIDSVDTETLWELDRFVTNYKKSLSKNKRKLELAIQARAQAEQNALQKSQAPVMVEISEEAQIADERNPPPSLPVQEEVQADGSKTSGSSSSSSDSGSSSNSDTGSSSASGSDAG; via the exons ATGGCTTCGGGACAAATTGGTGGAGATGATGGCAGCAAAAAGGAGCGGAGATACACCGAGAGCAGGGTCTACACAAGGAAAGCGTTTAAAGGTCCTAAGAACAAAGTCAACGCCGTGAACGTCGCTCCTCATACTACCGCTGCAACTATTACCAACGACGGCGACGACATTTCGGGTACCATTACCGCCTCGCATTACAACAGTAAGGATAACATCACTGTCGATAACGGTAATACTAGGGCTAAGGATAATTGCAATAACGCCTTGGTTCAGCAGGGCCTGGAGGATGGGAATTCAGCTCGGCCGTACGTGAATCGTGCTTTGAATGAGTCTTCCAGTGTTCCCGGCTTACCAGAATGGTTGCCGGGACCGGGGAGTTTTGTTAGGCTAAGGTTGGATTGGCGGTCTAAGCCGGAATTAATGAGGAGGCTTGAGAGTGAGCTCAATATGGTTAGGAGTTTGGTGAGTAGGATTGAAGAGAAGTTGGGGGTGATTGGTGCGTATGGTAATTCAGATATGATGGTGGATAGCGGGACTGGTAATAGGGTTGGAACAAAGCGTACTCATTCGGAGGTGGCCTCGGCTGTTGTTCCACCACGAGAGCCTTCCCAACCTTTGCATCAGTTGAGCGTATCAGTGTTGGAGAATAGTCAAGGGGTTGGTGAAACCgttgagaaggagaagaggacgCCCAAGGCGAACCAGTTCTATCGCAATTCGGAGTTCTTGCTTGGGAAAGAAAAGTTTCCACCTTCAGGAAGTAACAAGAAGTCTAAATTGAATGggaagaagcatggtgcagctGAGATGGGACATGGAATGGGATTGAAGCTTTTGAAGAGTTGTGGCTCGTTGCTTGAGAAATTGATGAAGCACAAGCATGGTTGGGTGTTTAATGCTCCAGTTGACGTTGAGGGTCTTGGTTTACACGATTATTTTGATATCATCACGCATCCAATGGACCTGGGTGCTGTGAAGTCAAGGCTGAACAAGAATTTGTACAAGTCACCCAAGGAGTTTGCTGAGGATGTGAGACTTACATTTCGCAATGCCATGACTTATAATCCCAAAGGACAAGACGTTCATATAATGGCTGAGCAGCTGTCAGATGTATTTGAGGAGAGATGGGCTGTAATAGAGTCAAATTACAACCACGAAATGAGATTTGACCAAGATTATGGTGCGGCTGGCCCTTCACCTCCACCTCTGTCTAGAAAGGCTCCTGCATTTCGACCCCCGCCTATTGATACGAGACGGATTTTGGATAGGTCAGAATCAATGACACAACCTCCAAAAATCATGAGCATCACTCCTTCGTCTCGAACCCCTGCTCCCAAAAAGCCTAAGGCCAAAGACCCTCATAAAAGAGACATGACATATGAGGAAAAGCAAAAACTCAGCGCAAACCTTCAGGGTCTACCTTCTGAGAAACTAGATGCCATTGTACAGATCATTAAGAAGAGAAATTCGGCACTTTCCCAGCATGATGAAGAAATTGAAGTGGACATTGATAGTGTGGATACGGAGACTCTCTGGGAGCTTGATAGATTTGTGACCAACTataagaaaagtttgagcaaaAATAAGAGGAAGCTTGAACTTGCTATTCAAGCTAGAGCACAAGCTGAGCAGAATGCCCTGCAAAAG AGTCAGGCACCAGTTATGGTTGAGATTTCAGAAGAAGCACAAATAG CAGATGAAAGAAATCCTCCCCCATCCTTGCCCGTGCAAGAAGAAGTTCAAGCGGATGGGAGCAAGACAAGTGGTTCAAGCAGCTCCAGCAGTGATTCAGGCTCTTCATCAA ATTCTGATACTGGTAGTTCCTCAGCCTCTGGGTCTGATGCTGGGTAA
- the LOC108332832 gene encoding transcription factor GTE4 isoform X2, protein MASGQIGGDDGSKKERRYTESRVYTRKAFKGPKNKVNAVNVAPHTTAATITNDGDDISGTITASHYNSKDNITVDNGNTRAKDNCNNALVQQGLEDGNSARPYVNRALNESSSVPGLPEWLPGPGSFVRLRLDWRSKPELMRRLESELNMVRSLVSRIEEKLGVIGAYGNSDMMVDSGTGNRVGTKRTHSEVASAVVPPREPSQPLHQLSVSVLENSQGVGETVEKEKRTPKANQFYRNSEFLLGKEKFPPSGSNKKSKLNGKKHGAAEMGHGMGLKLLKSCGSLLEKLMKHKHGWVFNAPVDVEGLGLHDYFDIITHPMDLGAVKSRLNKNLYKSPKEFAEDVRLTFRNAMTYNPKGQDVHIMAEQLSDVFEERWAVIESNYNHEMRFDQDYGAAGPSPPPLSRKAPAFRPPPIDTRRILDRSESMTQPPKIMSITPSSRTPAPKKPKAKDPHKRDMTYEEKQKLSANLQGLPSEKLDAIVQIIKKRNSALSQHDEEIEVDIDSVDTETLWELDRFVTNYKKSLSKNKRKLELAIQARAQAEQNALQKSQAPVMVEISEEAQIDERNPPPSLPVQEEVQADGSKTSGSSSSSSDSGSSSSVTLINYLVKRYLDHYYSCYCMLIFRFGQVFCLIFIYFIHADSDTGSSSASGSDAG, encoded by the exons ATGGCTTCGGGACAAATTGGTGGAGATGATGGCAGCAAAAAGGAGCGGAGATACACCGAGAGCAGGGTCTACACAAGGAAAGCGTTTAAAGGTCCTAAGAACAAAGTCAACGCCGTGAACGTCGCTCCTCATACTACCGCTGCAACTATTACCAACGACGGCGACGACATTTCGGGTACCATTACCGCCTCGCATTACAACAGTAAGGATAACATCACTGTCGATAACGGTAATACTAGGGCTAAGGATAATTGCAATAACGCCTTGGTTCAGCAGGGCCTGGAGGATGGGAATTCAGCTCGGCCGTACGTGAATCGTGCTTTGAATGAGTCTTCCAGTGTTCCCGGCTTACCAGAATGGTTGCCGGGACCGGGGAGTTTTGTTAGGCTAAGGTTGGATTGGCGGTCTAAGCCGGAATTAATGAGGAGGCTTGAGAGTGAGCTCAATATGGTTAGGAGTTTGGTGAGTAGGATTGAAGAGAAGTTGGGGGTGATTGGTGCGTATGGTAATTCAGATATGATGGTGGATAGCGGGACTGGTAATAGGGTTGGAACAAAGCGTACTCATTCGGAGGTGGCCTCGGCTGTTGTTCCACCACGAGAGCCTTCCCAACCTTTGCATCAGTTGAGCGTATCAGTGTTGGAGAATAGTCAAGGGGTTGGTGAAACCgttgagaaggagaagaggacgCCCAAGGCGAACCAGTTCTATCGCAATTCGGAGTTCTTGCTTGGGAAAGAAAAGTTTCCACCTTCAGGAAGTAACAAGAAGTCTAAATTGAATGggaagaagcatggtgcagctGAGATGGGACATGGAATGGGATTGAAGCTTTTGAAGAGTTGTGGCTCGTTGCTTGAGAAATTGATGAAGCACAAGCATGGTTGGGTGTTTAATGCTCCAGTTGACGTTGAGGGTCTTGGTTTACACGATTATTTTGATATCATCACGCATCCAATGGACCTGGGTGCTGTGAAGTCAAGGCTGAACAAGAATTTGTACAAGTCACCCAAGGAGTTTGCTGAGGATGTGAGACTTACATTTCGCAATGCCATGACTTATAATCCCAAAGGACAAGACGTTCATATAATGGCTGAGCAGCTGTCAGATGTATTTGAGGAGAGATGGGCTGTAATAGAGTCAAATTACAACCACGAAATGAGATTTGACCAAGATTATGGTGCGGCTGGCCCTTCACCTCCACCTCTGTCTAGAAAGGCTCCTGCATTTCGACCCCCGCCTATTGATACGAGACGGATTTTGGATAGGTCAGAATCAATGACACAACCTCCAAAAATCATGAGCATCACTCCTTCGTCTCGAACCCCTGCTCCCAAAAAGCCTAAGGCCAAAGACCCTCATAAAAGAGACATGACATATGAGGAAAAGCAAAAACTCAGCGCAAACCTTCAGGGTCTACCTTCTGAGAAACTAGATGCCATTGTACAGATCATTAAGAAGAGAAATTCGGCACTTTCCCAGCATGATGAAGAAATTGAAGTGGACATTGATAGTGTGGATACGGAGACTCTCTGGGAGCTTGATAGATTTGTGACCAACTataagaaaagtttgagcaaaAATAAGAGGAAGCTTGAACTTGCTATTCAAGCTAGAGCACAAGCTGAGCAGAATGCCCTGCAAAAG AGTCAGGCACCAGTTATGGTTGAGATTTCAGAAGAAGCACAAATAG ATGAAAGAAATCCTCCCCCATCCTTGCCCGTGCAAGAAGAAGTTCAAGCGGATGGGAGCAAGACAAGTGGTTCAAGCAGCTCCAGCAGTGATTCAGGCTCTTCATCAAGtgttactttgattaattatttagtCAAGAGATATCTTGACCATTATTATTCTTGCTACTGCATGCTCATTTTTCGTTTTGGTCAAGTGTTCTgtctgatttttatttattttattcatgcaGATTCTGATACTGGTAGTTCCTCAGCCTCTGGGTCTGATGCTGGGTAA
- the LOC108332832 gene encoding transcription factor GTE4 isoform X4: MASGQIGGDDGSKKERRYTESRVYTRKAFKGPKNKVNAVNVAPHTTAATITNDGDDISGTITASHYNSKDNITVDNGNTRAKDNCNNALVQQGLEDGNSARPYVNRALNESSSVPGLPEWLPGPGSFVRLRLDWRSKPELMRRLESELNMVRSLVSRIEEKLGVIGAYGNSDMMVDSGTGNRVGTKRTHSEVASAVVPPREPSQPLHQLSVSVLENSQGVGETVEKEKRTPKANQFYRNSEFLLGKEKFPPSGSNKKSKLNGKKHGAAEMGHGMGLKLLKSCGSLLEKLMKHKHGWVFNAPVDVEGLGLHDYFDIITHPMDLGAVKSRLNKNLYKSPKEFAEDVRLTFRNAMTYNPKGQDVHIMAEQLSDVFEERWAVIESNYNHEMRFDQDYGAAGPSPPPLSRKAPAFRPPPIDTRRILDRSESMTQPPKIMSITPSSRTPAPKKPKAKDPHKRDMTYEEKQKLSANLQGLPSEKLDAIVQIIKKRNSALSQHDEEIEVDIDSVDTETLWELDRFVTNYKKSLSKNKRKLELAIQARAQAEQNALQKSQAPVMVEISEEAQIDERNPPPSLPVQEEVQADGSKTSGSSSSSSDSGSSSNSDTGSSSASGSDAG, encoded by the exons ATGGCTTCGGGACAAATTGGTGGAGATGATGGCAGCAAAAAGGAGCGGAGATACACCGAGAGCAGGGTCTACACAAGGAAAGCGTTTAAAGGTCCTAAGAACAAAGTCAACGCCGTGAACGTCGCTCCTCATACTACCGCTGCAACTATTACCAACGACGGCGACGACATTTCGGGTACCATTACCGCCTCGCATTACAACAGTAAGGATAACATCACTGTCGATAACGGTAATACTAGGGCTAAGGATAATTGCAATAACGCCTTGGTTCAGCAGGGCCTGGAGGATGGGAATTCAGCTCGGCCGTACGTGAATCGTGCTTTGAATGAGTCTTCCAGTGTTCCCGGCTTACCAGAATGGTTGCCGGGACCGGGGAGTTTTGTTAGGCTAAGGTTGGATTGGCGGTCTAAGCCGGAATTAATGAGGAGGCTTGAGAGTGAGCTCAATATGGTTAGGAGTTTGGTGAGTAGGATTGAAGAGAAGTTGGGGGTGATTGGTGCGTATGGTAATTCAGATATGATGGTGGATAGCGGGACTGGTAATAGGGTTGGAACAAAGCGTACTCATTCGGAGGTGGCCTCGGCTGTTGTTCCACCACGAGAGCCTTCCCAACCTTTGCATCAGTTGAGCGTATCAGTGTTGGAGAATAGTCAAGGGGTTGGTGAAACCgttgagaaggagaagaggacgCCCAAGGCGAACCAGTTCTATCGCAATTCGGAGTTCTTGCTTGGGAAAGAAAAGTTTCCACCTTCAGGAAGTAACAAGAAGTCTAAATTGAATGggaagaagcatggtgcagctGAGATGGGACATGGAATGGGATTGAAGCTTTTGAAGAGTTGTGGCTCGTTGCTTGAGAAATTGATGAAGCACAAGCATGGTTGGGTGTTTAATGCTCCAGTTGACGTTGAGGGTCTTGGTTTACACGATTATTTTGATATCATCACGCATCCAATGGACCTGGGTGCTGTGAAGTCAAGGCTGAACAAGAATTTGTACAAGTCACCCAAGGAGTTTGCTGAGGATGTGAGACTTACATTTCGCAATGCCATGACTTATAATCCCAAAGGACAAGACGTTCATATAATGGCTGAGCAGCTGTCAGATGTATTTGAGGAGAGATGGGCTGTAATAGAGTCAAATTACAACCACGAAATGAGATTTGACCAAGATTATGGTGCGGCTGGCCCTTCACCTCCACCTCTGTCTAGAAAGGCTCCTGCATTTCGACCCCCGCCTATTGATACGAGACGGATTTTGGATAGGTCAGAATCAATGACACAACCTCCAAAAATCATGAGCATCACTCCTTCGTCTCGAACCCCTGCTCCCAAAAAGCCTAAGGCCAAAGACCCTCATAAAAGAGACATGACATATGAGGAAAAGCAAAAACTCAGCGCAAACCTTCAGGGTCTACCTTCTGAGAAACTAGATGCCATTGTACAGATCATTAAGAAGAGAAATTCGGCACTTTCCCAGCATGATGAAGAAATTGAAGTGGACATTGATAGTGTGGATACGGAGACTCTCTGGGAGCTTGATAGATTTGTGACCAACTataagaaaagtttgagcaaaAATAAGAGGAAGCTTGAACTTGCTATTCAAGCTAGAGCACAAGCTGAGCAGAATGCCCTGCAAAAG AGTCAGGCACCAGTTATGGTTGAGATTTCAGAAGAAGCACAAATAG ATGAAAGAAATCCTCCCCCATCCTTGCCCGTGCAAGAAGAAGTTCAAGCGGATGGGAGCAAGACAAGTGGTTCAAGCAGCTCCAGCAGTGATTCAGGCTCTTCATCAA ATTCTGATACTGGTAGTTCCTCAGCCTCTGGGTCTGATGCTGGGTAA
- the LOC108332832 gene encoding transcription factor GTE4 isoform X5, producing MRRLESELNMVRSLVSRIEEKLGVIGAYGNSDMMVDSGTGNRVGTKRTHSEVASAVVPPREPSQPLHQLSVSVLENSQGVGETVEKEKRTPKANQFYRNSEFLLGKEKFPPSGSNKKSKLNGKKHGAAEMGHGMGLKLLKSCGSLLEKLMKHKHGWVFNAPVDVEGLGLHDYFDIITHPMDLGAVKSRLNKNLYKSPKEFAEDVRLTFRNAMTYNPKGQDVHIMAEQLSDVFEERWAVIESNYNHEMRFDQDYGAAGPSPPPLSRKAPAFRPPPIDTRRILDRSESMTQPPKIMSITPSSRTPAPKKPKAKDPHKRDMTYEEKQKLSANLQGLPSEKLDAIVQIIKKRNSALSQHDEEIEVDIDSVDTETLWELDRFVTNYKKSLSKNKRKLELAIQARAQAEQNALQKSQAPVMVEISEEAQIADERNPPPSLPVQEEVQADGSKTSGSSSSSSDSGSSSSVTLINYLVKRYLDHYYSCYCMLIFRFGQVFCLIFIYFIHADSDTGSSSASGSDAG from the exons ATGAGGAGGCTTGAGAGTGAGCTCAATATGGTTAGGAGTTTGGTGAGTAGGATTGAAGAGAAGTTGGGGGTGATTGGTGCGTATGGTAATTCAGATATGATGGTGGATAGCGGGACTGGTAATAGGGTTGGAACAAAGCGTACTCATTCGGAGGTGGCCTCGGCTGTTGTTCCACCACGAGAGCCTTCCCAACCTTTGCATCAGTTGAGCGTATCAGTGTTGGAGAATAGTCAAGGGGTTGGTGAAACCgttgagaaggagaagaggacgCCCAAGGCGAACCAGTTCTATCGCAATTCGGAGTTCTTGCTTGGGAAAGAAAAGTTTCCACCTTCAGGAAGTAACAAGAAGTCTAAATTGAATGggaagaagcatggtgcagctGAGATGGGACATGGAATGGGATTGAAGCTTTTGAAGAGTTGTGGCTCGTTGCTTGAGAAATTGATGAAGCACAAGCATGGTTGGGTGTTTAATGCTCCAGTTGACGTTGAGGGTCTTGGTTTACACGATTATTTTGATATCATCACGCATCCAATGGACCTGGGTGCTGTGAAGTCAAGGCTGAACAAGAATTTGTACAAGTCACCCAAGGAGTTTGCTGAGGATGTGAGACTTACATTTCGCAATGCCATGACTTATAATCCCAAAGGACAAGACGTTCATATAATGGCTGAGCAGCTGTCAGATGTATTTGAGGAGAGATGGGCTGTAATAGAGTCAAATTACAACCACGAAATGAGATTTGACCAAGATTATGGTGCGGCTGGCCCTTCACCTCCACCTCTGTCTAGAAAGGCTCCTGCATTTCGACCCCCGCCTATTGATACGAGACGGATTTTGGATAGGTCAGAATCAATGACACAACCTCCAAAAATCATGAGCATCACTCCTTCGTCTCGAACCCCTGCTCCCAAAAAGCCTAAGGCCAAAGACCCTCATAAAAGAGACATGACATATGAGGAAAAGCAAAAACTCAGCGCAAACCTTCAGGGTCTACCTTCTGAGAAACTAGATGCCATTGTACAGATCATTAAGAAGAGAAATTCGGCACTTTCCCAGCATGATGAAGAAATTGAAGTGGACATTGATAGTGTGGATACGGAGACTCTCTGGGAGCTTGATAGATTTGTGACCAACTataagaaaagtttgagcaaaAATAAGAGGAAGCTTGAACTTGCTATTCAAGCTAGAGCACAAGCTGAGCAGAATGCCCTGCAAAAG AGTCAGGCACCAGTTATGGTTGAGATTTCAGAAGAAGCACAAATAG CAGATGAAAGAAATCCTCCCCCATCCTTGCCCGTGCAAGAAGAAGTTCAAGCGGATGGGAGCAAGACAAGTGGTTCAAGCAGCTCCAGCAGTGATTCAGGCTCTTCATCAAGtgttactttgattaattatttagtCAAGAGATATCTTGACCATTATTATTCTTGCTACTGCATGCTCATTTTTCGTTTTGGTCAAGTGTTCTgtctgatttttatttattttattcatgcaGATTCTGATACTGGTAGTTCCTCAGCCTCTGGGTCTGATGCTGGGTAA
- the LOC108333721 gene encoding uncharacterized protein LOC108333721, with product MEDAKECRKELNPGEWWDMFGDGTPELKRFAIRILSLTCSSSGCERNWSSFEMVHTKVQTGEVRHANVPWMIHISGLGADEHIKLSMWLRALTVQAQRRNYQGRALPLS from the exons ATGGAAGATGCAAAAGAGTGTAGGAAAGAGTTAAATCCTGGGGAATGGTGGGACATGTTTGGTGATGGAACTCCAGAGTTGAAGAGATTTGCTATTCGAATTCTAAGCTTGACTTGTAGTTCTTCTGGATGTGAGCGTAATTGGAGTTCATTTGAAatg gTTCATACAAAGGTTCAAACGGGAGAAGTACGCCATGCTAATGTGCCTTGGATGATCCACATCTCAGGGTTAGGCGCCGATGAGCACATTAAACTATCCATGTGGCTGAGAGCCCTCACAGTCCAGGCACAACGACGCAATTATCAGGGGCGCGCTCTACCACTGAGCTAA